In Candidatus Methanosphaera massiliense, the following are encoded in one genomic region:
- the mtaC gene encoding methanol--corrinoid protein MtaC produces MASPLEKYYDKFDDYEKIAIRYNVKIEGPALKPEDDPEVVEILPKDGIKRTLALDVLYGDKDKCDADTEKALESGEEPIDLINNSLMKGMDSVSALYTKGEYFLPDLMLAGDAMMSGVDICEKKLGHKADTKATVCCCAVEGDPHDIGKNLIVMFLNANGYNAVDLGRDVPNADVVKAAEENKPVLITATALMTTTMTAFGKIVALMQEAGIDTPIGCGGGAVRRDFVEESPQTFYGVEAYHVPKIADAIVDDGKTWEDIRKEYDDIVGEYVAAYA; encoded by the coding sequence ATGGCAAGCCCTTTAGAAAAATATTATGATAAATTTGACGATTACGAAAAAATCGCAATCAGATACAACGTAAAAATAGAAGGTCCAGCTCTCAAACCTGAAGACGACCCAGAAGTAGTTGAAATATTACCAAAAGATGGAATAAAAAGAACATTAGCTTTAGATGTATTATACGGTGACAAAGATAAATGTGACGCAGACACAGAAAAAGCTCTAGAATCTGGTGAAGAACCAATAGATCTTATTAACAATTCTTTAATGAAAGGTATGGACAGTGTAAGTGCATTATATACTAAAGGTGAATACTTCTTACCTGATTTAATGCTTGCTGGTGACGCAATGATGTCTGGAGTAGACATTTGTGAGAAAAAACTAGGACACAAAGCAGATACCAAAGCAACAGTATGTTGTTGTGCAGTAGAAGGAGACCCTCACGACATTGGTAAAAACCTAATTGTTATGTTCTTAAACGCAAATGGTTACAACGCAGTAGACCTTGGTCGTGACGTACCTAATGCAGATGTTGTAAAAGCAGCAGAAGAAAACAAACCTGTACTAATAACAGCAACAGCTTTAATGACAACAACCATGACAGCATTTGGTAAAATTGTAGCATTAATGCAAGAAGCAGGAATTGACACACCTATCGGATGTGGTGGAGGAGCAGTACGTCGTGACTTCGTAGAAGAAAGTCCACAAACATTCTATGGTGTAGAAGCATACCACGTACCAAAAATTGCAGATGCA